Proteins from one Mastacembelus armatus chromosome 16, fMasArm1.2, whole genome shotgun sequence genomic window:
- the LOC113136165 gene encoding collagen alpha-1(I) chain, whose translation MGASSDKTSVLALVFVLCVVFCRCQEEFSGQHSGEEHTYEGSVVDHYDNSAAPQPEYPPEPHHSYDEDRRPDDGDYDPYGPTPTHVTMITEDSFPYTTSTTESHYAKEDTETMQVPYEFFPAGPDTDSSEESGGDVALGVEGPTECDCEPGEPGFAGFAGPKGSRGVQGKTGEPGPQGREGYKGTKGVQGRRGEAGPVGDVGAEGDEGASGFSGAMGEPGLPGDPGEHGELGLKGDVGLEGPRGGVGAPGQTGSRGDAGPSGSKGGKGIKGSRGDQGKEGPQGAAGQKGQTGAPGFPGDVGERGYTGFPGQAGGFGPNGPKGNKGPDGLPGSDGDPGEDGPIGVPGLMGEPGPFGAKGSKGDRGVRGPQGRVGAVGSEGERGDAGVPGKPGPKGLQGPTGAKGETGPDGEKGAAGRKGAKGGKGQKGSVGDGGDKGQRGPKGAAGRDGVPGPVGPPGIPGSRGDRGLIGDPGVKGRLGPKGVQGPSGPGLTDEQVLQLCRGVVTAQISQYAASIRAKCSQGCPINNRTLIGPPGPQGPPGPPGKLGKAGKAGAKGARGVQGDKGLEGQKGAQGDRGPKGPKGVAGDPGKGLLGPDGPQGIRGLPGHPAEPKNGMEGPQGPRGFPGTVGLPGMVGIAGVPGFCEARDCSIYAPVMSKEQGLVKGPVSTKI comes from the exons ATGGGGGCCTCCAGTGACAAG ACGTCTGTGCTGGCTCTCGTCTTCGTGCTGTGTGTCGTCTTTTGTCGTTGTCAGGAGGAATTTTCTGGACAACACTCAG GTGAGGAACACACCTATGAAGGCTCCGTAGTCGACCACTATGACAACTCAGCCGCCCCTCAACCAG AGTATCCACCTGAGCCACATCACAGCTACGACGAGGACCGGCGCCCTGATGATGGGGACTACGACCCCTACGGTCCCACCCCCACCCACGTCACCATGATCACCGAGGACTCCTTCCCTTACACCACGTCCACCACCGAGTCCCACTACGCCAAGGAGGACACTGAGACCATGCAG GTCCCGTATGAGTTCTTTCCTGCAGGACCCGACACAGACTCCTCTGAGGAGTCGGGAGGTGACGTAGCACTTGGGGTGGAGGGCCCGACAGAGTGTGACTGTGAACCCGGAGAGCCTGGATTTGCCGGTTTTGCTGGACCAAAG GGATCCAGAGGTGTGCAGGGTAAAACCGGGGAGCCGGGACCTCAAGGCCGAGAA GGCTATAAGGGAACCAAAGGGGTccagggaagaagaggagaagctgGACCAGTG GGTGATGTTGGGGCTGAAGGAGACGAAGGAGCTTCTGGTTTTTCTGGAGCCATG GGAGAACCTGGACTTCCAGGAGACCCAGGCGAGCATGGAGAGCTGGGCCTGAAG GGGGACGTCGGGTTGGAGGGACCTCGCGGAGGAGTGGGAGCTCCTGGTCAGACC GGTTCTCGTGGTGACGCGGGGCCTTCAGGATCGAAGGGAGGTAAAGGAATCAag gGGTCTCGTGGTGACCAAGGCAAAGAGGGTCCTCAGGGAGCAGCCGGACAGAAG GGTCAGACAGGTGCACCCGGGTTTCCAGGTGACGTCGGGGAGAGAGGCTACACC GGTTTTCCTGGACAGGCTGGAGGCTTCGGGCCCAACGGACCAAAG GGCAACAAAGGCCCCGATGGCCTGCCAGGCAGTGACGGTGACCCCGGTGAAGAT GGCCCGATAGGAGTCCCGGGCCTGATGGGAGAGCCTGGACCGTTTGGTGCCAAG gGCAGCAAAGGGGATCGTGGTGTGAGAGGACCTCAGGGCAGAGTGGGCGCAGTG GGATCTGAAGGAGAGCGAGGAGACGCTGGAGTGCCAGGGAAACCAGGACCAAAAGGCCTGCAGGGCCCAACA GGGGCCAAAGGGGAAACAGGACCTGATGGTGAGAAG GGTGCAGCAGGCCGGAAAGGTGCTAAAGGCGGAAAAGGACAGAAG GGAAGTGTCGGTGACGGTGGAGACAAAGGACAG CGTGGACCCAAAGGTGCAGCTGGTCGCGACGGTGTACCCGGTCCTGTTGGACCACCCGGTATCCCAGGGAGCAGAGGAGACCGCGGTCTGATCGGTGACCCAGGTGTTAAAGGCCGATTGGGACCCAAAGGAGTCCAGGGTCCCTCT GGTCCTGGTCTGACCGATGAGCAggtgctgcagctctgcagaggAGTGGTCACGGCCCAGATCTCCCAGTACGCTGCCTCCATTCGGGCCAAGTGCTCACAGGGCTGCCCCATCAACAACCGAACACTGATCGGGCCCCCGGGACCCCAAGGGCCACCAGGACCACCAGGCAAACTT GGGAAAGCAGGAAAAGCTGGAGCCAAAGGAGCCAGAGGGGTTCAAGGTGACAAAGGACTGGAGGGTCAGAAGGGAGCACAGGGTGATAGAG GTCCAAAGGGACCCAAAGGTGTAGCAGGTGATCCAGGTAAGGGCCTGCTGGGACCTGACGGACCACAAGGCATCAGAG GTCTGCCTGGTCACCCAGCAGAACCCAAAAACGGTATGGAGGGTCCCCAAGGTCCCCGTGGCTTCCCTGGAACAGTGGGTCTGCCCGGTATGGTTGGTATTGCAGGTGTACCAGGATTTTGCGAGGCGCGGGACTGCAGCATTTATGCACCGGTGATGAGCAAAGAGCAGGGTCTGGTGAAAGGTCCTGTCAGTACTAAAATCTGA